In Oenanthe melanoleuca isolate GR-GAL-2019-014 unplaced genomic scaffold, OMel1.0 S082, whole genome shotgun sequence, the following are encoded in one genomic region:
- the RHEB gene encoding GTP-binding protein Rheb: MPPSKSRKIAILGYRSVGKSSLTIQFVEGQFVDSYDPTIENTFTKLITVNGQEYHLQLVDTAGQDEYSIFPQTYSIDINGYILVYSVTSIKSFEVIKVIHGKLLDMVGKVQIPIMLVGNKKDLHMERVISYEEGKALAESWNAAFLESSAKENQTAVDVFKRIILEAEKIDGAASQGKSSCSVM, from the exons GAAAATCTTCACTGACAATTCAGTTTGTGGAAGGACAGTTTGTTGATTCATATGATCCAACCATAGAGAACA CTTTTACAAAACTGATCACAGTAAATGGCCAAGAATATCATCTTCAGCTGGTTGACACTGCTGGCCAG GATGAATACTCCATATTTCCTCAGACGTACTCCATAGACATCAATGGCTACATTCTTGTTTATTCAGTCACGTCAATAAAAAG ttttgaaGTGATAAAAGTTATCCATGGCAAGTTATTGGATATGGTGGGAAAAGTCCA aataCCCATTATGCTggttggaaataaaaaagaccTGCATATGGAACG GGTGATCAGCTATGAAGAAGGGAAAGCTTTAGCAGAATCCTGGAATGCAGCTTTCTTGGAATCTTCTGCTAAAGAAAATCAG ACTGCCGTTGATGTTTTTAAGAGGATAATTTTGGAGGCAGAAAAAATCGATGGGGCAGCTTCACAAGGGAAGTCTTCATGCTCAGTAATGTAA